The Neoarius graeffei isolate fNeoGra1 chromosome 25, fNeoGra1.pri, whole genome shotgun sequence genome includes a region encoding these proteins:
- the il2rga gene encoding interleukin 2 receptor, gamma a has protein sequence MVFSAFLFSLWMLSGSAAELQLQIECTVMNLEYLNCTWDGDRTLVENITFKSSYGQPDAPSECSSYQYAGAVRVGCVVPYDELKIQRFSKFYAWIYRNNIVIAKQEYKTLLNRVKLDAPYNVSVFLRDPELWIYWNITNHAKLSCQEREVRYRVNSNKWITNSNCVENAFNVPFPNAQRQYEFQMRVRISSTCGQSEMWSEWSEPVFWGPMKEINDTETRQQTPAGLMVLCTVGAAVVLIMLTCLLIHSERLRVILVPVVPSPKNLKDLIDNCDGNVEDWLHISKELQDGFKPNFSERPCAVREFRTEAHSESESDDCLSVHTSVSSD, from the exons atggttTTCTCTGCTTTTCTCTTTTCCCTGTGGATGCTTTCAGGCTCCGCGGCTGAACTTCAGCTCC agattgAGTGCACGGTGATGAATCTGGAGTATCTGAACTGCACATGGGATGGAGACAGAACCCTGGTGGAGAACATCACCTTTAAAAGCAG ttATGGACAACCAGATGCTCCTTCAGAATGTTCCTCTTATCAGTATGCTGGAGCAGTTCGTGTTGGCTGTGTGGTTCCATATGATGAATTGAAGATTCAGAGATTCTCGAAATTTTATGCCTGGATATACAGAAACAACATCGTCATCGCAAAACAAGAATACAAGACACTGTTAAACaggg tgAAATTGGACGCTCCGTATAACGTGTCGGTGTTCTTGAGAGATCCAGAGCTGTGGATTTACTGGAACATTACCAATCACGCTAAACTATCATGTCAGGAGCGTGAAGTTCGCTACAGGGTCAACAGCAACAAGTGGATT ACGAACAGCAATTGTGTGGAGAACGCCTTTAATGTGCCGTTTCCAAACGCTCAGCGTCAGTACGAGTTCCAGATGAGAGTGCGCATATCCTCCACCTGTGGACAGTCTGAAATGTGGAGTGAATGGAGTGAGCCGGTGTTCTGGGGACCCATGAAGGAGATTAATGATACAG AGACGAGACAGCAGACACCTGCGGGGCTGATGGTCCTCTGCACAGTTGGAGCTGCAGTCGTCCTCATCATGCTCACCTGTTTGCTCATCCACAGCGAGAG ACTCAGAGTGATCCTGGTTCCTGTTGTACCAAGTCCGAAAAATCTCAAAGATCTTATTGACAACTGCGATGGAAATGTCGAG GACTGGCTGCACATCTCCAAAGAGCTGCAGGACGGATTTAAGCCCAACTTTAGCGAGCGACCCTGCGCAGTGCGAGAGTTCAGGACAGAGGCTCACAGCGAGTCCGAGAGTGACGACTGTCTCTCGGTGCACACGTCCGTCTCGTCTGATTAA